gaaaatgtatttagtAGTACACCTAATGGTAGACCTGTTAGATCAAATGCtcatttaatatctttatcaCCAATTccagttaaatattttgaaaaattgaaggaTTCCACAATGTTGTCAAGCAATATCTCATTTAATgaaagtaatgaaattttattaaaatctgaaCTAAGTGATGATTTGTGTAAAGGAACAAATataatcaaaaaatataaagatgaaCATAAGTCATCTAGTTATTTAGCAAACACATCTAACTTTAGTAAGTATAATTTCgatcaatttgaaaatatagataaaaaagatatagatTCATTGATTAAACTTAGTTATAGTGAGAATTGTGAtcagaaagaatttttaacaaaaagagATTCAGTTCAAAATGTTCtaagaaatagaattgaaaaaaataatatatcaaataaatcagCATTAacagaagaatataaaacttcaaatgtaaaaatagacAAACATATCTTAAGATTCTCTAATGATGCAAATATGTCACGTTCTTTATTTGATGATACCAATGGAAGTATTCAAACTCCATTAGGTAATGATATTGGAGTGAATGATATAGTAAAAAtgtctattaataatttagtgataaatgaaaaaagtacTGTATTAAATAATGAGAGGCACTctgattttgttaaattaaataaaacatctgCAAATATAAGTTCTGATGAAAAAGTAACATTCAATAAGTCACAGGAAGAATTACATGCAACTTCAGTCCCGATTAAATTGACAAAATCAGATTCATCATCTGATGATAAAAGCAATGATATAACAAATGTAGACGGAAAAATTTTGTCAAGCAGAGACAGTGTATTAAGTATAAAACATTCTTCTGTAAACAGTAGTAGAAAATGTGGTGAATCTCATGTAGTTTTGAAGCAATTGCAAGATTCCATTAGagttacaaaaagaaaaaaatatactaaatgGGATCTTGATTTAGTTAGTATTGCAGAAGATTGTGATACTAGTAcagaattgaagaaaaaacaGATACATTTAGAAAAAACGAACACTGAAAGAGAAATGATATTATCACAAAAGGAATTATCAGTTCTAGAAAATATAACGGAGGAATGTACTAATAATGCTCATAGAGTAGTTGGAAAACCTGTTTATTTAAAACCAGGCAAATCTTGGACAAGATCTTTGTCAATTTTGCACAATTTACAAACTGAATTTAATCTGGATAAATTATCTGTTGGCAAAGGTAAAAAATGGAGATATAGTGTTcaggatattttaaatatgcaaacaCAAGGTAATTATACAATGATTTAAAagacattttttatacattttgtaactaaaactttttaatttaatagattatacattatattgaTTTTGTTGTAATGTTaacagagaaaatttaatgtaatacatATGTGATCATGCAAACATTTGAATGTTGTGTCTTTATTTgacaaaacaaaatattactgtaaaattcattaacctgaaatattaatattttatgttttttatgatataatatacatggtttatttcatattttatactttttatatattttttattttttaagtatcCATTACTTTAAAATAAGTTTTCATTCTAAAAAtgcttttctatttaaaatatgaacaaaatattcattattttgtaaatatgttGTAAATGGGTAGGTCTTAAaagtgtaatataaataacaattttctaaatatatattataatgatattaatttaatttgtcatATATGTAGGAATTATACAAAGCTGcataaaaaagaatgatagtaatacaaaattacgaaCAACTAATGaggtaattaataaatcagaaTATGAATTGATTAATAACAAAGGTAAAACTTGTGATTCCACCAATCTCACACGTGTTTCAAAAAGGATATCAGTTCGTGTAGTTCCAATTCATAAAACAGTGAAATCTATTGAAGATGCATCATTTCTTGAAGTTTATGGTATTGTTCCTGTTAAGAGTCAGagatttacattattaaatagtAAGTCatatcattaaatttaatttttaataaagtttttatcattatatacatatatccgCATACAGATCCTCAAAAATCTTCTATATGTAACATTCAAAATAATGACAGTGATATCCAAGTTATTGAAGAACATGTAGTTTCAACAGCTAGAGAAGTTATTTTACAGAGATGTTTACAAAAAGATTATATACCATTTACAACATACTTTTCTGATTcgtaagtatatgtatatataatgaaatttttagagaatagtaatataataatttgtttagaTACCTGGAACACTGTCGAAAAATTGGAGAAGGTGTATATGGTGAAGTTTTTCTTTatgaacaagaaaataaaaaatctgttaTAAAGATTATTCCTATAGAAGGTAGTGATTGTGTAAATGGAGAACcacaaaagaaatttcatgaGATATTATCAGAAATTGTAATTGCAATGTAATTATAATCGCAATTTGTtagttataatgaatattaaaattcattatgataccaatcttttaataaagataattttagggaattacataatttaagaTTCAACACCAGGTACAATACTGATGGATTTGTGgaagtaaaagatattaaatgtataaaaggaaaatatccAAAAAGACTTATAGAATTGTGGAATATCTATGATGAAGAGAAACATTCTGATAATGATTGTCCATCAATGTTTAATGATGATCAATTATACATTGTTCTGGAACTTGGACATGGAGGTCAAGATTTAGAAGCGTTTGTATTTAATACTGCAGAAGAAGctcatattttgtttatacagGTTGTTATTATAATGTgcataatattataagaattttaagtatattaacattaatttctaagTTTCATTGTCATATACTAATTATTGtgtccttttttcatttttaaatatatataactaatCTCATATGATAATTAAACTAGCAAGTCAACTTACATTTAGTTTTTCATCAACCTGAatagttatatttaatatttcttaataggCTGCATTAGCATTAGCAGTTGCAGAAAAGGCTATTGAATTTGAACATAGAGACTTACATTGgggaaatatattaatatcatcgACAAATGAAGATTATGTACATTATAAGATTGGGCAAAAAAACATTGAACTAATTAGTAAAGGTGTGAAGGTATACACAGAAGACCATTTTCAATTCTAGCTAATTGTgggatttctctttttaaattaaattgaaaaacatattGAATGTTTTAGGTGTCTATTATAGATTTCACCCTTTCAAGAGTCAAGTATCAAGGATGTAGTGTATTTAATGACCTTGCATCAGATCCTACACTGTTTACAGCTCAGGGCGAAtatcaatttgaaatatatcgtttgaTGAGGGATAAAGTTAAgtaagtttttaaatatattaatttccattaatttaattaatttaattaattttcattattcacTTATTAAATTGCGTATTTATTGTTTGCACATTATTTTAGGAACAATTGGCAAGCATTTGAACcctatacaaatattttatggcTGCATTATACTTTAGATAAAATGATCACAGCAGttagatataaaaagaaaaacttaaaaattcataaaaatggtATAACAAAACTTAAAGAACtagaaaacgaaattttgaCATATAACAGTGCCTTTGACTTTGTAACAAATtgtgataaaattgttaatttattacgtattaattcGAAATCCAAAGTAACTTCTgtataacaaagaaaaatatagaagttacaaaatgtaaaatatgagtagcaatataaattttttaatatctgtatgttaataaatattagaaaaatatgtaagtttaataatattatattaaatgtatatttttattgtttttatatgtttgtaaCGTGTCCTTCAAAGAATAAATCTTTATTgcagtatttaaatattctttacatataatttaatttcaaaattaaaaaatatatttatttataaaaatatacaatgtactttttaaatcatttgttctatataaatcaaatttttattacaaataatgagattttatattttttataaaaatttattgcaattacTTCTCATTTGAATGTTAAACGTTtagttttatatgtatttatatgtttgttACGTGTTTAGCTTAAATGTACatcattaattaatgataatgtaatttataagataataaattacagtaaGGAAGTAATTACAATGTTAAAATTCAGAATAAACATCTTATAAAAAatctttacaaatttattatttaagtaaaagaacgaatattttttttttaaattaaagaaatttatcttgaaagacttcaataatattaattcgtaggaaatgttgtaatatattcatatatattgcTCAATTTATGGTATGCACTACactgattaataaaattccatctTTGTTgatcaaactgaaaataaaagtatgtattagaataaaataaatataactaaaaaaaaacacaaatctaaaaaaataaatatacaatgaaatctttttcaatttgtttgtCTTTCTTAGATTTGTTTTCTAATTCTGGAGATTTTTCTTCGCCATTGTGGTACctataacataatttttatggtACAGTTTAATGGTATTTAATGCAGGgtgatatatttaacaatttaccCAAAGTTATGTCccaaatttgatttataatcTTGTGTTTGTAAAGTTTGATACTTTTGAGTATCACCTAAAAATGGCATAAATTGCCATTGATTTTGTATgtatgaatttctttctttcgaaattgatgatattattcttttgtacattgattctttaaattaaaatgaatatatcaATGGAgctacattatttattacgtattttaaatattatttgtattaccTTCTTCATGTACATTTGTGGgtagaatttggaattttttctcCACTTCATTTAGTGTTGCATAAAATTCCTGTTGAGCATTATCATAGAAACATTGAGTTTCGTTTTCCATATGAATTACATCAGAGCTGTTGTTTATAATTACAGTTATCTGTTCATGTAGTTCCattaattctttcatattcAATGACTAAAAGCATGTAATTATCCTcaattaaatgtttcattacaTGAATGTGCAGTTACATACTAATAACCAATTTTCTGAGTCAAACACTTTTTCACTCTTCATGTCATCTTCAAAttgtttttgcaaaatttcaacgtttgCTTTGTGCCTTTCACAAACTGCATTTAAACTACTGTCATagttctttttcattaatattattttgtcttGATATTCTTCTATCTGAGACTATGTAACATTGTAAAAGTATTAAAGTAAAAGTATcatctaatataaaatagttgaGCATAATGtagtaatagaaataatatacttgctataataatattaagtaataGCTACTTTAAGGATAGCACGAAGCTCAGCATTTTCTTGTactaaatgtttaataatttctttaggATGTTTTATTTCACAATCTCTATTCATTATTGCATTTTGGTTTTCATTATGTTCACTTTTCGTATGTTCCATCTTATACCtcatcaataaattatttggaGAATTGGATCGCTCAAatgttatacaattattttcagacacttcttttatatttacgttatTCGACAATTGTACATcgattttttctatttcagttTCTTTTGCTTCTCGTTTTTGAtctttatattctaatttgacatttgttattctattatttacaGTTAACTCTATTATTTCATCTTGatgaatctaaaaataaaatagatgtATTAATACATagttaataagaaataaaacatatcTCGAAAACTACTAACTATGTACTGAtcatgtaattttttaataaatttactattcgatgaatctttttctaaattagaTAGATTTTGAAGATTTAAGAGTCTTTCACATATTTGATTGGAAAGAGTATACAATTTGCTTTTTAGATTTTCTTCCATTACTTCATTATGCagtctaattaataattcagaGTTTTCATTTCTCCAATATTccacatttttttctaatatttcattttcacgtaGATATATGTCTAAGCTATTATCAAGTTTTTTGTTACTactttgattatttataaGTTGTGTTCTTAAATTACTGAgttcaacttttaattttttttcatatttatccaATTTTGCAAGATCCTCttgcattatatatatgatattaattttatcattttgttcAGTTAGAGATACAATTATTAGATTCATTTCTATAAGTTTATGTTCAACATCTTTCAgcttttcatttaataacatattttcatcttccaattttatgatttcatAATGTTTTTGTTCCATTGCATTTTTGTATTCACCAATTTTTtgtgacaaaatattattacttgcatcaattttatttttcaaggtAGTTATAGCTTCTTCTTTTGTGGAAATGATCATATTGGattgaataatattcttttttaattcataattctCAAATTGTAAATCACTCAATCTGCAAAAGATGTtagtaattaaaagataatataaaataataattaatattataaaaaatattttttcttttataaaacaaatagaaGCATTaccttttctctatttctttaatcttaTTTTCTAAAGTAGTCTTTAGGTTTTTAGTTTCAAGAAGTTCACGAACTTGctctgataaatttttaatttgttcagtttttattattaattgtttcttacTCTCTCGGCATTCTTCTGATAAtctatttgttatattttctaaattcttgttttctttttctaatgcATTACAATctttatcatatataaataattcacttTTAAGTATCTCAAGTTGTTGTTCTAACTTCAATACATGATCATCCTTTTTATTAAGCGTTGTAGTTATTTTTGATAActgttctttaatttttatattttcttcatttaaacCAATACCTTCTTCTCTTTGCTGTTGCACTACTTCTTTCAATTGAgctatttctaaattttttctttttaattccttcTGTTGTTCTTCTATTGTTTCAGTTATCTGTATGTGTTGATCTCCAGCaccttaaaataatttttcatgtaaaaaAGCAATACTGTACATATagctaatatttattataatcgtgGAAGGAATTAATCATTTAGAAATACTGCtattagtaaataattaaaatactacaaatatataattttatacataaaatataactgaaattataatacaatggaatttaaacatttaaaaattaccttGTAGagctgtatttattttattgatacaagatttcaaatgtatttcgatcgctttattaattttttcatcatataaatatgtttcctctgtgtgtaatatttcatttaataactgatacaaaatgttttcaataaattcatttatcttattttgtaCGTGTAATAGATCATTAGGAAGCTGTTTAATGCAAGAatcatatttcttattttcttttttatgctgattatataatttaaaaattagttgTTTCTTCAAAGTTATATCTaccaaaaaaattaatatgctgatatacatatacatgtgtaAAAACGCAAACCAAAAGTTTAAATTACCTTGAGAAACATTGATAGCTGATTGTGTATCTTtcagaatttcataaaaataataagtttgTTTAATCATGACAGGGCGTTCgatttctacatatatttgtaaCTTTTGTGTAAGAGAACGtaacttaattaaaaaatgtgtaaaatattcaatgattTCCTTTTCTATGTTATCTATGACATCTTTTCTACTTAATTTAATGGTATAATTGTGATATTCCTATTAAATGTTGTTATTtgttttcaacaaattataatatgacattaaaataaaattataatgttaaattaaaattaaattaaaatattataatgttattatttttttaagtaaaagaTTGGGTCAATGAAATGTATTACCTTTTGAAGTCCACAAGAATCTAAATTATTTGCTATTTcacttaataaatttttattattagttgcgttagaaatatcgtcaaattctgtttcatttgaattagtCATATCTTGCTTTACATTGAATGCAACTACACTGTCTTCAACtacatatacaaaatatttacatatatatacgtatgtataattatacataatatattatataaatattgatttcacttataatatagaaaatgtgtGATATGtgacttatatatatatataagtatataatccactatatattattatgtatgttTTAAATGACAGCATTACTTGTATTTTTTGAATCCACTTCAGAGTAACAAGAAAGTTTTTCacaaatcatatattttaaattttgatcaGAGAAAGTTTCTagtttatcattttctatataatgCTTTAGATCTCCAATTTGTTGTAAGAGATTTTgactttctattttataactttGAAATCTTGATATAATGATGTTTATAGTATACAGTATATTATTTGCTTCTTCACCAATATCCAAGCTACATTTTgaacaattacaaatttcttcacAAACGTCATTAAGCTCCTCCAAATTATTTAGGACATATTTTAACTTATTGAAAAAATCACTAATTTCTTGTTTCATAGAAACCAATTGCTTTTTATATtgagtaattttaatatctttatcctgaatttcagtttttaaaaCTTCTAACGTGTTCTTTGTCTCCATCTAACGTAATTgacattataattattcataatcgtgtaaatgtatataattatgtgtgaataaaatatttaatgaatataataaaaatagtgtACTTGTTCATTATATGGAATAGACAGTTCTTTGATCACTTTTAACAGTTGATTTAGCTTTTCTTCTTGATTTGTTAAAATACAATTCTGttcataattttgttttttaagttCGTCTCTTTCTTCTAAGACATTCTTTAATTGATctagcattatattatatttttctgctttttctaCTAGTTGTTCCATttcttgtatctttttctGCAATACAGTAagcatatataattttgtatttgaaaattgatccTTGATATTAGATATGTGTGATAACTAACTAAGAGTAACTCTTTTTCTAATCGTAATGTTGTTGCTTCTTTGACATACAATTgaagtttttcaatttcttcagaatataaataacaacTTTCACATTTCTCATTTAAATCTTGTTTGAGTTGttccattaaatatttataactatagagctagaaaaagaaaagaagatagaattttcaaagtggaataatataaagataatatataaaataatatataaacatattacCTTCTTTTTCAAATCCTCTACTTCGCAATTACGTTCATGAtccaatttatataatttttcatgtaacatctgcataattattatcaagTATTATTACTGGCACTAGAGAGATGCGGATTGATGGAGAGGTGGAATATCTATTGGTAAGAgagtgaaagaaagaaatgtaacCTTTGTGGGGACAAATATGGAAATCTAGAGCACATGAAAAAAGAGTGGAATTAGAAAACAGGTTTGGTATAGGAGAGATAGCCaacaaaagaggaaaaggCTTGTCAACTTGGTTAGGAAAttgggaaagaaaaaaaaagaaaagagtgaAGAGGTAAGTAGATAAAGATTTGTGCGATAGGTAACagaaaatagatatataataataattaataattaaatagatgATAGAAAGTAAATATGTGATAGTAAAAtaagagtaaaataaaattgtttgagTGAATGGATGTGTGTGTAAATGAATAAGTGAGAACACAAGGAAACAGGGAAACCAAATCCCTTTTGACCAGGAGACTGAAAATgaactactactactattaggTATTAATTGACTTCAATTTTGTCATACGACACACTTTAGtattattctacaaaattgtattttatatacttgcTTTGAGATTTCCTTGTTGAGTGTATATgcaactttctttttcttttagtaaAACCTCCAAATGTTTATTCATATCATGTAATTCTTCTAACTCTGCATCTCTTACctagaaattaaatacaattgtataaattataatataactgtataaattattaagttGATATATCATACGCAGAgttcatttttcaaaacaaTAATTTCAGAATCTTTCTGGATGATAATCCCTTTATGAACGCTATTATGTAAATCAAAATTAGATTCTGTTCCCATCTCAGTGTCAAACTCTGTTAGACTTTCAATATCTTGTGAACTATTACTGCAAGAAGCATCACACTCAAAACTTTGTTCTTTGTGATTATTTGTTTGTGAACTATCTTTGTCTTGATCTGCGCTGTTATCTTCATTACTGAATTTTGATGTGAATGATGTTTGTGACATTGCCTagatagaataatatttatataaaaatatattgtttaaatgaCAAAAAgcacaatta
This DNA window, taken from Bombus pyrosoma isolate SC7728 linkage group LG6, ASM1482585v1, whole genome shotgun sequence, encodes the following:
- the LOC122568084 gene encoding uncharacterized protein LOC122568084 isoform X1; the encoded protein is MNQRVNKCIRTYERKKFKEAVVPVPKMVISSLDNMKSRSPVLLNDNSNIIEEKNVDNDSTYNDPFETTFDKLIKNARILPPMPKAHNDTILLTSSDSRSEINDHQSSLYKTLSFNTKPVSKSTHRKIKVHITKKTISKKNVSVFKNNGESKVQEDVSHKKYKLRKTKNNSKMLFKYSYIKQSKKNYNKKYFVKNSEKACNIHSDKSCNNVEIKPCFINLDRSAVSKWNSKLHTRESNLLKENDQLLDQHSISEISIDNLKHDEAKIKHCTIKLEQLGTNPYIAPLDFRKKKENVFSSTPNGRPVRSNAHLISLSPIPVKYFEKLKDSTMLSSNISFNESNEILLKSELSDDLCKGTNIIKKYKDEHKSSSYLANTSNFSKYNFDQFENIDKKDIDSLIKLSYSENCDQKEFLTKRDSVQNVLRNRIEKNNISNKSALTEEYKTSNVKIDKHILRFSNDANMSRSLFDDTNGSIQTPLGNDIGVNDIVKMSINNLVINEKSTVLNNERHSDFVKLNKTSANISSDEKVTFNKSQEELHATSVPIKLTKSDSSSDDKSNDITNVDGKILSSRDSVLSIKHSSVNSSRKCGESHVVLKQLQDSIRVTKRKKYTKWDLDLVSIAEDCDTSTELKKKQIHLEKTNTEREMILSQKELSVLENITEECTNNAHRVVGKPVYLKPGKSWTRSLSILHNLQTEFNLDKLSVGKGKKWRYSVQDILNMQTQGIIQSCIKKNDSNTKLRTTNEVINKSEYELINNKGKTCDSTNLTRVSKRISVRVVPIHKTVKSIEDASFLEVYGIVPVKSQRFTLLNNPQKSSICNIQNNDSDIQVIEEHVVSTAREVILQRCLQKDYIPFTTYFSDSYLEHCRKIGEGVYGEVFLYEQENKKSVIKIIPIEGSDCVNGEPQKKFHEILSEIVIAMELHNLRFNTRYNTDGFVEVKDIKCIKGKYPKRLIELWNIYDEEKHSDNDCPSMFNDDQLYIVLELGHGGQDLEAFVFNTAEEAHILFIQAALALAVAEKAIEFEHRDLHWGNILISSTNEDYVHYKIGQKNIELISKGVKVSIIDFTLSRVKYQGCSVFNDLASDPTLFTAQGEYQFEIYRLMRDKVKNNWQAFEPYTNILWLHYTLDKMITAVRYKKKNLKIHKNGITKLKELENEILTYNSAFDFVTNCDKIVNLLRINSKSKVTSV
- the LOC122568084 gene encoding uncharacterized protein LOC122568084 isoform X2 — its product is MNQRVNKCIRTYERKKFKEAVVPVPKMVISSLDNMKSRSPVLLNDNSNIIEEKNVDNDSTYNDPFETTFDKLIKNARILPPMPKAHNDTILLTSSDSRSEINDHQSSLYKTLSFNTKPVSKSTHRKIKVHITKKTISKKNVSVFKNNGESKVQEDVSHKKYKLRKTKNNSKMLFKYSYIKQSKKNYNKKYFVKNSEKACNIHSDKSCNNVEIKPCFINLDRSAVSKWNIKYFEKLKDSTMLSSNISFNESNEILLKSELSDDLCKGTNIIKKYKDEHKSSSYLANTSNFSKYNFDQFENIDKKDIDSLIKLSYSENCDQKEFLTKRDSVQNVLRNRIEKNNISNKSALTEEYKTSNVKIDKHILRFSNDANMSRSLFDDTNGSIQTPLGNDIGVNDIVKMSINNLVINEKSTVLNNERHSDFVKLNKTSANISSDEKVTFNKSQEELHATSVPIKLTKSDSSSDDKSNDITNVDGKILSSRDSVLSIKHSSVNSSRKCGESHVVLKQLQDSIRVTKRKKYTKWDLDLVSIAEDCDTSTELKKKQIHLEKTNTEREMILSQKELSVLENITEECTNNAHRVVGKPVYLKPGKSWTRSLSILHNLQTEFNLDKLSVGKGKKWRYSVQDILNMQTQGIIQSCIKKNDSNTKLRTTNEVINKSEYELINNKGKTCDSTNLTRVSKRISVRVVPIHKTVKSIEDASFLEVYGIVPVKSQRFTLLNNPQKSSICNIQNNDSDIQVIEEHVVSTAREVILQRCLQKDYIPFTTYFSDSYLEHCRKIGEGVYGEVFLYEQENKKSVIKIIPIEGSDCVNGEPQKKFHEILSEIVIAMELHNLRFNTRYNTDGFVEVKDIKCIKGKYPKRLIELWNIYDEEKHSDNDCPSMFNDDQLYIVLELGHGGQDLEAFVFNTAEEAHILFIQAALALAVAEKAIEFEHRDLHWGNILISSTNEDYVHYKIGQKNIELISKGVKVSIIDFTLSRVKYQGCSVFNDLASDPTLFTAQGEYQFEIYRLMRDKVKNNWQAFEPYTNILWLHYTLDKMITAVRYKKKNLKIHKNGITKLKELENEILTYNSAFDFVTNCDKIVNLLRINSKSKVTSV
- the LOC122568088 gene encoding spindle assembly checkpoint component MAD1-like, which encodes MYNYTYVYICKYFVYVVEDSVVAFNVKQDMTNSNETEFDDISNATNNKNLLSEIANNLDSCGLQKEYHNYTIKLSRKDVIDNIEKEIIEYFTHFLIKLRSLTQKLQIYVEIERPVMIKQTYYFYEILKDTQSAINVSQDITLKKQLIFKLYNQHKKENKKYDSCIKQLPNDLLHVQNKINEFIENILYQLLNEILHTEETYLYDEKINKAIEIHLKSCINKINTALQGAGDQHIQITETIEEQQKELKRKNLEIAQLKEVVQQQREEGIGLNEENIKIKEQLSKITTTLNKKDDHVLKLEQQLEILKSELFIYDKDCNALEKENKNLENITNRLSEECRESKKQLIIKTEQIKNLSEQVRELLETKNLKTTLENKIKEIEKRLSDLQFENYELKKNIIQSNMIISTKEEAITTLKNKIDASNNILSQKIGEYKNAMEQKHYEIIKLEDENMLLNEKLKDVEHKLIEMNLIIVSLTEQNDKINIIYIMQEDLAKLDKYEKKLKVELSNLRTQLINNQSSNKKLDNSLDIYLRENEILEKNVEYWRNENSELLIRLHNEVMEENLKSKLYTLSNQICERLLNLQNLSNLEKDSSNSKFIKKLHDQYIIHQDEIIELTVNNRITNVKLEYKDQKREAKETEIEKIDVQLSNNVNIKEVSENNCITFERSNSPNNLLMRYKMEHTKSEHNENQNAIMNRDCEIKHPKEIIKHLVQENAELRAILKSQIEEYQDKIILMKKNYDSSLNAVCERHKANVEILQKQFEDDMKSEKVFDSENWLLSLNMKELMELHEQITVIINNSSDVIHMENETQCFYDNAQQEFYATLNEVEKKFQILPTNVHEEESMYKRIISSISKERNSYIQNQWQFMPFLGDTQKYQTLQTQDYKSNLGHNFGYHNGEEKSPELENKSKKDKQIEKDFIFDQQRWNFINQCSAYHKLSNIYEYITTFPTN